Proteins encoded together in one Pirellulales bacterium window:
- a CDS encoding sigma-70 family RNA polymerase sigma factor: protein MAERHDPNREVTQVLAALSAGEPQAAEKLLPLVYEELRRVAAAQLAHERPGQTLQATALVHEAYLRLVAGGADSWDNRRHFFAAAAEAMRRILVERARRKRRLRHGGGQHRVELDADEIPIEEPSVDLLTLDEALDRLAAEDPQKAELVKLRFFAGLSEQEAADVLGISRATAARHWAYARAWLFDRLRDDESETKGDMRS from the coding sequence ATGGCCGAACGTCACGATCCAAATCGCGAAGTCACCCAAGTTCTGGCGGCCTTGTCGGCGGGCGAGCCGCAAGCCGCCGAGAAACTGTTGCCGCTGGTCTACGAGGAGCTGCGCCGTGTGGCGGCGGCGCAATTGGCCCACGAGCGGCCGGGGCAGACGTTGCAAGCCACGGCCTTGGTTCACGAAGCCTATCTGCGGCTGGTGGCGGGCGGCGCGGATTCGTGGGACAATCGCCGGCACTTTTTCGCCGCCGCGGCCGAAGCCATGCGGCGGATTCTGGTCGAACGGGCACGACGCAAGCGACGCCTGCGTCACGGCGGGGGTCAACACCGAGTCGAGCTCGACGCCGATGAAATACCGATTGAAGAGCCCTCGGTCGATCTGCTGACGCTGGACGAGGCGCTCGATCGGTTGGCGGCCGAAGATCCGCAAAAGGCGGAACTGGTGAAGCTCCGTTTCTTTGCCGGTTTGAGCGAGCAGGAAGCCGCCGACGTCTTGGGCATTTCTCGGGCCACTGCCGCGCGGCATTGGGCCTACGCGCGGGCCTGGCTCTTCGACCGCTTGCGCGACGACGAGTCGGAGACAAAAGGAGACATGAGGTCTTAA
- a CDS encoding bile acid:sodium symporter, which produces MSDHSFGGRVAHFVHRNFLWFLIGSYAVATFFPALGLWLRDVSVGQLALGGGGPTRISLSMLMLSFLLLNAGLGVEPSQLTKLFQKPLTLLSGLAANLLIPIAFIFCVTQVMRLWHNADEVQNILVGLALVASMPIAGSSTAWSQNANGNMALSLGLVLFSTLLSPLATPVALHAVGLMTTGDYSEDLHELASGGTNAFLAVSVILPSILGIVLHLLLGKARVLAAKPYLKLGNFLVLFLLIYSNASISLPQAVGHPDYDFLAVMLVIAMGLCSVAFSAGWAISRLLRVGPGEQTSLMFGLGMNNNGTGLVLASMALADHPQAMLPIIFYNLVQHLVAGGVDRLVLRERPEAPADPAALLPAAGSRPSAAVTR; this is translated from the coding sequence ATGAGCGACCACAGCTTTGGCGGCCGCGTAGCGCATTTCGTTCACCGAAACTTTCTTTGGTTTCTCATCGGCTCGTATGCCGTGGCGACGTTCTTTCCCGCGCTTGGGCTCTGGTTGCGCGATGTCTCGGTGGGCCAACTCGCGCTCGGAGGCGGCGGCCCCACGCGCATTTCGCTGAGCATGTTGATGCTGTCCTTCCTGCTGCTCAACGCCGGCCTCGGCGTCGAGCCGAGCCAGTTGACAAAGCTCTTTCAAAAGCCGTTGACGCTGTTGAGCGGACTCGCCGCCAACCTGCTGATCCCCATCGCCTTCATCTTCTGCGTCACCCAGGTGATGCGGCTGTGGCATAATGCCGACGAGGTGCAGAACATCCTCGTCGGGCTGGCGCTTGTCGCTTCCATGCCGATCGCCGGCTCTTCCACCGCCTGGTCGCAGAACGCCAACGGCAACATGGCCCTTAGCCTGGGCCTGGTGCTCTTCTCGACCCTGCTGAGCCCATTGGCGACCCCGGTGGCTTTGCACGCCGTGGGCCTGATGACCACCGGCGATTATTCCGAAGATCTGCACGAGCTGGCTTCGGGCGGCACCAACGCCTTCCTGGCCGTCAGCGTCATCCTGCCGTCGATCCTGGGCATTGTTTTGCACCTGCTGCTCGGCAAAGCTCGCGTGCTGGCAGCCAAGCCCTACCTGAAGCTCGGCAACTTCCTGGTGTTGTTCCTGCTGATCTACTCGAACGCCTCAATCTCGCTGCCCCAGGCGGTCGGCCACCCCGATTACGATTTTTTGGCCGTGATGCTCGTCATCGCCATGGGACTTTGCAGCGTCGCGTTTTCCGCAGGCTGGGCGATCTCTCGCTTGCTCCGAGTCGGACCTGGCGAACAAACGTCGCTGATGTTCGGCCTAGGCATGAACAACAACGGCACCGGCCTGGTGCTGGCCTCGATGGCGCTGGCCGATCATCCCCAGGCGATGCTGCCCATCATCTTTTACAACCTCGTGCAGCACCTGGTCGCTGGCGGAGTCGACCGGCTCGTTCTGCGCGAGCGCCCCGAGGCGCCCGCGGACCCAGCAGCGCTGCTCCCGGCGGCGGGTTCTCGGCCATCGGCAGCGGTGACACGATGA
- a CDS encoding sugar ABC transporter ATP-binding protein: MTPPSLLQMRGISKRFGATQALGNVDLEVHAGEVLALIGENGAGKSTLMKVLSGALAADAGQMELAGRPFAPHGPHQARLAGVAMIYQELNLAPDLSVEDNIMLGQDEHRLGWLRRASERRRVRQALEMLGHPELRPETPVRQLSVGAQQLAEIARALVFDAKVVVFDEPTSSLTQHDAEHLFGVIRKLKASGMAVVYISHFLEEIRAVADRYTVLRDGHTVAAGRLADVTEPEIVALMVGRNVDELFPSVPHQPGEALLTVAGLTGRAIPLDVELSVRRGEIFGLAGLVGAGRTELLRCLLALDPVRSGSVSIAGNFPRPTPHARINAGLGLVSEDRKGEGLAQDLGIADNLTLSRLSAYSRFGWLSLRRRRAEVERWMSRLAIKARRAEQPVRELSGGNQQKIALARVLHQQADLLLLDEPTRGIDVATKAEIYRLMGDLAAQGKAILFVSSYLPELLAVCDRVGVMARGRLREVRPVAQWSEESIMACAVAP, encoded by the coding sequence ATGACCCCTCCATCGCTGTTGCAAATGCGGGGCATCAGCAAGCGGTTCGGCGCCACGCAGGCGCTGGGCAACGTCGATTTGGAGGTCCACGCGGGCGAGGTGCTGGCCCTGATCGGCGAGAACGGGGCCGGCAAGAGTACGCTGATGAAGGTCCTTTCCGGCGCCCTTGCGGCCGACGCGGGCCAAATGGAACTGGCCGGCCGGCCGTTCGCCCCCCACGGTCCGCACCAGGCGCGGCTGGCCGGGGTGGCCATGATCTATCAAGAGTTGAACCTGGCGCCCGACTTGTCGGTGGAAGACAACATCATGCTCGGCCAGGACGAGCACCGCCTGGGCTGGCTGCGCCGCGCGTCCGAGCGGCGCCGCGTCCGGCAGGCGCTCGAAATGCTCGGCCATCCGGAACTGCGGCCCGAAACGCCGGTGCGGCAGCTCTCGGTGGGCGCGCAGCAGTTGGCGGAGATCGCCCGTGCCCTGGTCTTCGACGCCAAGGTCGTCGTCTTCGACGAGCCGACCAGCTCCCTGACGCAGCACGACGCCGAGCACCTGTTCGGCGTCATCCGCAAGCTGAAAGCGTCGGGGATGGCGGTCGTCTATATCAGCCATTTTCTGGAAGAGATTCGCGCCGTCGCCGACCGCTACACTGTGTTGCGCGACGGGCACACGGTGGCCGCCGGCCGCCTGGCCGACGTTACCGAGCCGGAGATCGTGGCCTTGATGGTCGGCCGCAACGTCGACGAGCTTTTTCCGTCGGTGCCGCACCAGCCGGGCGAAGCGCTGCTGACCGTGGCGGGCCTGACCGGACGCGCCATTCCCCTGGATGTGGAGCTAAGCGTCCGCCGCGGCGAAATCTTCGGACTGGCGGGGCTGGTGGGCGCGGGCCGGACCGAGCTCTTGCGGTGCCTGCTGGCGCTCGACCCGGTGCGCAGCGGCAGCGTGAGCATCGCGGGCAACTTCCCACGCCCGACTCCCCATGCCCGCATCAACGCGGGACTCGGTCTGGTGTCGGAGGACCGCAAGGGCGAGGGACTGGCGCAGGACCTGGGCATTGCCGACAACCTGACGCTCAGTCGCCTGTCCGCCTACAGCCGCTTCGGTTGGCTCAGTCTCCGTCGCCGTCGCGCGGAGGTCGAGCGGTGGATGTCGCGGTTGGCGATCAAGGCCCGGCGCGCCGAGCAGCCGGTGCGCGAGCTGAGCGGCGGCAATCAGCAAAAGATCGCCCTGGCCCGCGTTCTGCACCAACAGGCCGATCTGCTGCTCCTGGACGAGCCGACGCGCGGCATCGACGTGGCTACCAAAGCGGAGATTTACCGGCTGATGGGCGACCTGGCCGCTCAAGGAAAGGCGATTCTGTTCGTCAGCTCCTACCTGCCGGAGCTGCTGGCGGTTTGCGACCGCGTGGGCGTGATGGCCCGCGGACGTCTGCGCGAAGTGCGGCCCGTGGCGCAGTGGTCCGAAGAGTCGATCATGGCCTGCGCGGTGGCGCCGTAA
- a CDS encoding ABC transporter permease, producing the protein MFKRLSNKLGPLLALLLVVVLFAGLDRWKNGDKSKFFSLDNLQQLSVRATPVAVAALGMTVIIIAGGIDLSAGTAVALCATALAYCLRAGYSPVVAVAASIAAGTLAGMVNGILIAGLRVVPFIVTLGSMMIYLGVGKLIANETTIHLAPKLVPALLSRTGLVNPFPKPVWLVTNVVPNFASGVWLAVGLAAALALVLRYTVFGRYVFALGSNESTARLCGINVPLMKVAVYALSGTFVGIAGLYQFSRLSVGNPTSGIGMELRVIAAVVIGGGSLNGGRGSLLGTLAGAVMMETIQSGCTQMGWRSAYQDIVIGAIIIVAVAVDQLRQNLVRS; encoded by the coding sequence ATGTTCAAGCGGCTCTCAAACAAGCTAGGCCCGCTCTTGGCCTTGCTGCTGGTGGTGGTGCTGTTCGCCGGACTCGATCGCTGGAAGAACGGCGACAAGTCGAAGTTCTTCTCGCTCGATAATCTGCAACAGCTTTCCGTGCGCGCCACGCCCGTGGCGGTCGCCGCGCTGGGCATGACCGTCATCATCATCGCCGGCGGCATCGATCTCTCGGCCGGAACCGCGGTCGCCCTGTGCGCCACGGCGCTGGCCTACTGCTTGCGCGCAGGTTACAGTCCCGTCGTCGCCGTCGCGGCCTCGATCGCCGCGGGCACGCTGGCGGGCATGGTCAACGGAATCCTCATCGCCGGACTGCGCGTCGTCCCCTTCATCGTCACCTTGGGATCGATGATGATCTATCTGGGCGTGGGCAAGCTGATTGCCAATGAGACGACGATCCACCTCGCTCCCAAACTCGTCCCAGCCTTGCTCAGCCGCACGGGACTGGTGAATCCCTTCCCCAAGCCGGTGTGGCTGGTGACCAACGTCGTGCCGAACTTTGCCAGCGGCGTCTGGCTGGCCGTCGGGCTGGCCGCGGCACTGGCCCTCGTGCTGCGCTACACGGTCTTCGGACGCTATGTGTTCGCGCTGGGGTCGAATGAATCGACCGCCCGGCTGTGCGGCATCAACGTGCCACTGATGAAGGTCGCGGTTTACGCGCTGTCTGGGACGTTCGTGGGCATCGCCGGACTCTATCAGTTTTCGCGTCTCTCGGTGGGTAATCCTACTTCGGGCATCGGCATGGAACTGCGGGTGATCGCGGCCGTGGTCATCGGCGGCGGCAGCCTGAATGGCGGCCGCGGTTCGCTTTTGGGCACCTTGGCCGGCGCGGTGATGATGGAGACGATTCAGAGCGGCTGCACCCAGATGGGGTGGCGCAGCGCGTATCAGGACATCGTCATCGGCGCCATCATCATCGTGGCGGTCGCCGTCGATCAGTTGCGGCAGAACCTGGTCCGCTCGTAA
- a CDS encoding scaffolding protein: protein MPTNEELYSEAERLKDSGDLEATAKKLEELLALDERYALAHSALAVIYGRIRRHDEAIQHALRVCELEPKDAFSFTALSVTFQRAGRIPEAEEAMARARMMQGH from the coding sequence GTGCCCACGAACGAAGAGCTTTATAGCGAAGCAGAGCGACTTAAGGATAGCGGAGATTTGGAGGCGACGGCCAAGAAATTGGAGGAGCTGCTGGCGCTGGATGAGCGCTATGCGCTGGCCCATTCGGCCCTGGCCGTGATTTACGGCCGGATCCGCCGCCACGACGAGGCGATCCAGCACGCCCTCCGGGTCTGCGAGCTGGAGCCGAAGGACGCCTTCAGCTTCACGGCGCTGAGCGTCACCTTTCAGCGCGCCGGCCGCATTCCCGAAGCGGAAGAAGCCATGGCCCGTGCCCGGATGATGCAGGGGCATTGA
- the lpxA gene encoding acyl-ACP--UDP-N-acetylglucosamine O-acyltransferase — protein MHIHPLAVIDPTAEIGRDVAIGPFSVVEGGVVIGDECVLESHVVVKRGTTLGPKNHVCEGAVLGGLPQHLRTPPRIGTLAIGPNNTIREHCTIHRALHEHNVTVVGSNNLLMAGVHIAHDCQVGSNTIFANNSMLAGHVLVEDRAYISGSVAVHQFCRVGGYAMVGGLARVVKDVPPYVTIDGNSGFVVGLNTVGLRRNGLSNDDIGQLKAAYRLIYRSGLRWQQILDRLRSEYSTGPASHFAQFFEGSTRGIVAERRIPPATTLKLPDEADGRDLRMKAG, from the coding sequence GTGCATATTCATCCCCTGGCCGTGATCGATCCGACGGCGGAAATCGGTCGCGACGTTGCCATCGGTCCCTTCTCGGTCGTGGAGGGAGGCGTCGTCATCGGCGACGAGTGCGTGCTGGAAAGCCATGTGGTGGTGAAGCGGGGCACGACCCTCGGCCCCAAGAACCACGTCTGCGAAGGCGCGGTGCTCGGTGGTCTGCCGCAACACCTGCGGACGCCCCCCCGCATCGGCACGCTGGCCATCGGCCCCAACAACACCATCCGCGAGCATTGCACGATCCACCGCGCCCTGCACGAGCACAACGTGACGGTGGTTGGCTCCAACAACCTGCTGATGGCGGGCGTACACATCGCCCACGACTGCCAGGTGGGCAGCAACACGATTTTCGCCAACAACTCGATGCTGGCCGGGCACGTGCTGGTGGAAGACCGGGCTTACATCTCCGGCAGCGTGGCCGTACACCAGTTTTGCCGCGTGGGCGGCTATGCCATGGTGGGCGGCCTGGCCCGCGTCGTCAAAGACGTGCCGCCCTATGTGACGATCGACGGCAACAGCGGCTTTGTGGTCGGTTTGAACACCGTGGGTCTGCGTCGCAACGGCCTCAGCAACGACGACATCGGCCAGCTCAAGGCGGCCTATCGCTTGATTTATCGCAGCGGCTTGCGTTGGCAGCAGATTCTCGACCGTCTGCGGAGCGAGTACTCAACCGGTCCCGCCAGTCACTTCGCCCAGTTTTTCGAGGGCAGCACGCGGGGCATCGTGGCCGAGCGCCGCATTCCGCCCGCCACCACGCTCAAGTTGCCGGACGAGGCGGATGGCCGCGATCTGCGGATGAAGGCGGGATGA
- a CDS encoding DUF1559 domain-containing protein yields MSRVRRGFTLVELLVVIAIIGILIALLLPAVQAAREAARRTQCNNNLKQIGLALQNYHDTIRVFPPAILGNGRFNSGKQVTTQPVLTPWPYPVYNTTGFVLMLQQLEQGGAYAQYNFNAPSSISSPYGLPIANGYTTSATNQNVYSKQLAVYSCPSDQSPPPIEINGPNNTANFYEANSVARGNYLFSTAEMTDYSRDYYNYVSNAGSGNWNGAGNPYFWHIGVFGNDGAATIQMIKDGTSNTIAVGESTQGSSGKTSTSFGPYWGAGVHTCCHGRTTLSGGPPTWPNSTMTTLSYKGSNGQVFTWTGLTDIAYSSINFDQSLGAGRRLQYAWQFGSHHPDGAQFVFVDGSVKFIRDDVDYYAVFVWLNRINDGRQITNF; encoded by the coding sequence ATGTCTCGTGTCCGACGCGGTTTCACGCTGGTTGAGTTGTTGGTGGTCATTGCGATTATCGGCATTCTGATCGCGCTGTTGCTGCCGGCGGTGCAGGCCGCCCGCGAGGCGGCGCGCCGCACGCAATGCAACAACAATCTCAAGCAAATCGGCCTGGCCTTGCAGAATTATCACGACACGATCAGGGTCTTTCCGCCGGCGATCTTGGGCAACGGCCGCTTCAACAGCGGAAAACAAGTGACCACTCAGCCCGTCCTGACACCCTGGCCTTATCCGGTTTACAACACCACCGGGTTCGTCCTGATGCTACAGCAACTGGAGCAAGGGGGCGCGTACGCTCAGTATAACTTCAACGCACCATCGAGCATCTCCAGCCCCTACGGCCTGCCCATCGCCAACGGCTATACGACCAGCGCCACGAACCAGAACGTCTATAGCAAACAATTGGCGGTTTACAGTTGCCCGTCGGACCAGTCGCCGCCTCCCATTGAGATCAACGGCCCGAATAATACGGCCAATTTCTACGAAGCGAACAGCGTTGCCCGCGGCAACTATCTGTTCAGCACCGCGGAAATGACCGACTACAGCCGCGATTACTACAACTACGTGTCGAACGCGGGGAGCGGAAACTGGAACGGCGCCGGCAACCCGTATTTTTGGCACATCGGCGTGTTCGGCAACGACGGCGCGGCCACCATCCAAATGATCAAGGACGGCACCAGCAACACGATTGCCGTGGGAGAGTCGACGCAAGGCAGCAGCGGCAAGACGTCGACGTCTTTCGGGCCGTATTGGGGCGCCGGCGTCCACACCTGTTGTCACGGCCGGACGACCCTGTCGGGCGGACCGCCGACCTGGCCGAACAGCACGATGACCACGCTCTCGTACAAGGGGTCAAATGGTCAAGTATTCACTTGGACCGGCCTCACCGATATCGCTTATTCATCGATCAACTTCGACCAATCGTTGGGAGCGGGCCGGCGCCTGCAATATGCCTGGCAGTTCGGGAGCCATCATCCCGACGGAGCTCAGTTCGTCTTTGTCGACGGTTCCGTCAAATTCATCCGTGACGACGTCGACTATTATGCCGTATTCGTATGGTTGAATCGAATCAATGACGGCCGTCAGATCACCAACTTTTGA
- a CDS encoding substrate-binding domain-containing protein codes for MLALAAGCNGTAEQPASNQPLAAKNQSLRIAVIPKGTTHEFWHSVHAGAEQAAQEAGNVEIIWKAALKEDEREQQINLVDDFVVQHVDGICLAPLDSQALVAPVQAAKQAGIPTIIFDSNLDDADSPVSYVATDNYHSGVLAAERLAEVLQSAGDVILMRYNPGSESTLEREEGFLATLKEKYPKINVLSSNQYAGTTPEQALDNCQQMLLKYRDEVDGVFTVCEPNSTGMLGALDNAGLAGKVHFIAFDPNARLIEAMADGKIDGIVVQDPVNMGYLAMKAMLDHLQGKPVERTINTGEHMATPENMHTPQMEKLLHPVKVGE; via the coding sequence GTGCTGGCGCTTGCCGCCGGCTGCAACGGAACGGCGGAGCAACCTGCCTCGAACCAGCCCCTCGCCGCCAAAAACCAGTCGCTCCGCATCGCCGTCATTCCCAAAGGCACCACCCACGAGTTCTGGCACTCGGTCCACGCCGGCGCCGAGCAAGCGGCCCAGGAAGCGGGCAACGTCGAAATTATCTGGAAGGCGGCGCTGAAGGAAGACGAGCGAGAGCAACAAATCAACCTGGTCGACGATTTCGTGGTGCAGCACGTCGATGGCATCTGCCTGGCCCCGCTCGATTCGCAGGCGCTCGTCGCTCCCGTGCAGGCCGCCAAGCAGGCCGGCATTCCGACGATCATTTTCGACAGCAACTTGGACGACGCCGATTCGCCCGTCAGCTATGTGGCCACCGACAACTATCATAGCGGCGTGCTGGCGGCCGAGCGGTTGGCCGAAGTTCTGCAGAGCGCGGGCGACGTGATCTTGATGCGTTACAATCCGGGGAGCGAGAGCACGCTGGAACGCGAAGAAGGTTTTTTGGCCACGCTCAAGGAGAAGTACCCCAAGATCAACGTGCTGTCGTCGAACCAGTACGCCGGCACCACGCCCGAACAGGCACTCGACAACTGCCAGCAGATGCTGCTGAAATACCGCGACGAGGTCGACGGCGTGTTCACGGTCTGCGAGCCGAACAGCACCGGCATGCTGGGCGCGCTCGACAACGCGGGCCTGGCGGGCAAAGTGCATTTTATCGCCTTCGATCCCAATGCCCGACTCATTGAGGCCATGGCCGACGGCAAGATCGACGGCATCGTGGTGCAGGATCCCGTGAACATGGGCTACCTGGCCATGAAGGCGATGCTCGACCATCTCCAAGGCAAGCCGGTGGAGCGCACGATCAACACCGGCGAACACATGGCCACGCCGGAAAACATGCACACGCCGCAAATGGAAAAGCTGCTGCACCCGGTGAAGGTCGGCGAATGA
- a CDS encoding ParB N-terminal domain-containing protein, with product MSETCDLVVLALDHIRLDGGTQIREAIDEDVVGDYAALMDNQVYLPPLWVFHDGENYWLVDGFHRWHALKKNRRTEALCQVRSGSHRDALLAAVRANHTHGLRRTNADKRRAVEILLADADWTTKGLRWIAEMAGVSHQFVSSIRCQVSTVDTSQKGGLAGPAVIQGRDGKFYPQRAANRQQTGHTDAAVDRVEAALQSASAFDVCLARLNDAARLGEKLARGPGGGYFAPQLELYQDQLKRTEQLLDDAKPGARCDQCGGAGCAACRELGYVCAAPRARIQSSVAAIAG from the coding sequence ATGTCCGAAACATGCGATCTGGTGGTGTTGGCGTTGGATCACATCCGTCTCGACGGCGGGACGCAAATCCGCGAGGCGATCGACGAGGATGTCGTCGGCGACTACGCGGCGCTGATGGACAATCAGGTCTACTTGCCGCCGCTGTGGGTCTTTCACGACGGCGAGAACTACTGGCTGGTCGATGGCTTTCACCGCTGGCACGCGCTGAAGAAGAACCGCCGCACCGAGGCGCTGTGCCAGGTCCGCAGCGGTTCGCATCGCGACGCGCTGCTGGCCGCCGTGCGCGCCAATCACACGCACGGGCTGCGCCGCACGAATGCCGACAAACGCCGCGCCGTCGAAATCCTGCTGGCCGACGCGGATTGGACTACGAAGGGCCTCCGCTGGATCGCCGAAATGGCCGGCGTCAGCCACCAGTTTGTGTCGTCAATTCGATGTCAGGTGTCAACCGTTGACACGTCTCAAAAGGGGGGTCTTGCCGGGCCGGCGGTAATACAAGGCAGGGACGGCAAATTTTATCCGCAGCGGGCCGCCAACCGCCAACAAACCGGCCATACCGATGCCGCGGTCGATCGCGTGGAGGCGGCCTTGCAGTCGGCGTCGGCCTTCGACGTCTGTCTGGCTCGGCTCAACGACGCCGCCCGCCTCGGCGAGAAGTTGGCCCGTGGCCCCGGCGGCGGCTATTTTGCTCCGCAGCTCGAGCTTTATCAGGACCAGTTGAAACGGACCGAGCAACTGCTCGACGACGCCAAGCCCGGCGCCCGCTGCGATCAATGCGGCGGCGCCGGCTGCGCGGCGTGCCGCGAGTTGGGTTACGTCTGCGCCGCGCCGCGAGCCCGCATTCAGTCAAGCGTGGCGGCGATCGCGGGCTAG
- a CDS encoding PIG-L deacetylase family protein, with protein MEPLSRRQLLAGSALLAGGVQAAAAHGAEQSPSRKLKVLVAGAHPDDPESGCAGTIARYADLGHEVVVVYLTRGEAGIKGKSQQEAAAIRTAEAEKACRLLGARPLFAGQIDGATEVSPQRYDAFRKLIAAEKPDVVFTHWPVDTHRDHRACSLLLFDAWLNTGRRFSLYYFEVDLGGQTQCFRPTHYVDITATEPRKRAACLAHESQHAATGFYPQYHEKMHQFRGMESGYKLAEAFVHHDPSALGGLP; from the coding sequence ATGGAACCGCTGTCTCGTCGCCAATTACTGGCCGGTTCGGCGCTGCTGGCGGGCGGGGTCCAGGCGGCTGCCGCTCACGGCGCGGAGCAGTCGCCGAGTCGAAAACTGAAGGTGCTGGTGGCCGGCGCGCATCCCGACGATCCCGAATCGGGCTGCGCGGGCACGATCGCCCGCTATGCCGACTTGGGCCACGAGGTGGTAGTCGTCTATTTGACGCGCGGCGAGGCGGGCATCAAAGGCAAATCGCAGCAGGAGGCGGCGGCCATTCGCACCGCGGAGGCGGAGAAAGCCTGCCGCCTTCTCGGCGCTCGACCGCTCTTTGCCGGCCAGATCGACGGCGCCACGGAAGTCTCGCCCCAGCGCTACGACGCCTTTCGCAAGCTGATCGCCGCCGAAAAACCCGACGTCGTGTTCACGCACTGGCCGGTCGACACGCACCGCGACCACCGCGCTTGTTCGCTTTTGCTTTTCGACGCCTGGCTCAACACGGGCCGTAGATTCAGTCTTTATTACTTCGAGGTCGATCTCGGCGGGCAGACGCAGTGCTTCCGCCCCACGCACTACGTCGACATCACCGCCACCGAGCCGCGCAAGCGGGCTGCCTGCCTGGCCCACGAAAGCCAGCACGCGGCCACCGGCTTCTATCCGCAGTATCACGAAAAGATGCACCAGTTTCGCGGGATGGAAAGCGGCTACAAGCTGGCCGAGGCGTTCGTCCATCACGATCCCAGCGCGCTCGGGGGGCTGCCGTAA